In Rosa chinensis cultivar Old Blush chromosome 1, RchiOBHm-V2, whole genome shotgun sequence, a genomic segment contains:
- the LOC121053110 gene encoding uncharacterized protein LOC121053110 produces the protein MDRDRVSSSINSPPYFDGKDDSQWKVMMIAFLQSQEDKLWNIIEKGWIEPTKKETETSSPIPKPRGEWTVAEQSDHKCDTKARYSLFAALSDKERKRITNCPTAKASWELLQTTHEANKKVKAQKLQSLVLEFEEMTMREDESVDDFHSRLINVTNQCHGLGDSILEHRIVKKFLRALPPSFEAKQIAIEEAQDLDTYSLDELVGNLKTFESKRKKGRKEKTIALSTLKKEEDPSDFHLEEFALLTKQFKKFLKSGRSFSSNSKNFSGSTSSKRNQIDDAFNDKYSKSSKPFQKKFFGDKPKCFECQGYGHLAADCANKNYKSQSNRAFKTSWSDSESETQSDHEEENVALIATTQNESSDESDDDEHSEEVASNKFQQLYKASKIMIGKTEELKDQLAVCEKEKSGIAEKLQSCKKKWEIERNALVSQVETLQENLNAQIRLVNSLTSEKNSLEKSLHDSQEKFSKFSIGSDKVSKMIGMGKVDRDKKGLGFLSRESSSKKPTIFVKKYDSIATCLVAFTALSSRRSDTWYLDSGCSRHMTSDKNWFSSFYDEVISGSVTFGDGKKAKVVGKGIVTAPG, from the exons ATGGACCGTGATAGAGTCTCTAGTTCCATTAACTCTCCTCCATATTTTGATGGGAAAGATGACTCTCAATGGAAAGTAATGATGATTGCTTTCCTGCAATCTCAAGAGGATAAGTTATGGAACATTATAGAGAAGGGTTGGATAGAACCAACTAAAAAGGAAACTGAAACTTCTAGTCCTATTCCTAAACCGAGAGGTGAGTGGACTGTTGCTGAGCAATCTGATCACAAATGTGATACTAAAGCTCGTTATAGCCTTTTCGCTGCCTTGTCggataaggaaagaaaaagaattacaaaTTGTCCAACTGCTAAAGCTTCTTGGGAATTACTTCAAACCACTCATGAGGCTAACAAAAAGGTGAAGGCACAAAAACTTCAAAGCCTTGTGCTTGAATTTGAAGAAATGACTATGAGAGAGGATGAATCTGTTGATGACTTCCATAGTCGCCTCATCAATGTTACAAATCAATGTCATGGGTTGGGTGATTCTATTTTAGAGCATAGAATTGTGAAAAAGTTTCTTCGAGCTCTTCCTCCTAGTTTTGAGGCTAAGCAAATTGCCATTGAGGAAGCTCAAGATCTTGATACATACTCATTAGATGAGCTTGTGGGAAATTTGAAAACTTTTGagtcaaaaaggaaaaagggtcggaaagaaaaaacaattgcTCTAAGCACTTTGAAAAAAGAGGAAGACCCTTCTGATTTTCATCTAGAAGAATTTGCTCTTCTTACAAAACAGttcaaaaaatttcttaaatCCGGAAGGTCATTCTCTTCTAACTCTAAAAATTTTTCTGGTTCCACTTCTTCCAAAAGAAATCAAATCGATGATGCTTTTAATGACAAATACTCAAAGTCTTCCAAGCCCTTTCAAAAGAAGTTTTTCGGTGATAAACCAAAATGTTTTGAGTGTCAAGGATATGGTCATCTTGCTGCTGATTGtgcaaacaaaaattataagtctCAATCAAATAGAGCTTTTAAAACCTCTTGGAGTGATAGTGAATCTGAAACTCAGTCCGACCATGAAGAGGAAAATGTTGCTCTTATTGCTACcacccaaaatgagtcctcagatGAATCTGATGATGATGAGCACTCTGAGGAGGTAGCCTCTAACAAGTTCCAGCAACTGTACAAAGCCTCAAAAATAATGATTGGAAAGACTGAGGAATTGAAGGATCAACTTGCtgtttgtgaaaaagaaaaatctggaATCGCTGAGAAGTTGCAATCCTGCAAGAAGAAGTgggaaattgaaagaaatgcaTTGGTAAGTCAAGTGGAGACTCTGCAAGAGAACTTGAATGCTCAAATCAGGTTAGTCAATTCTCTAACTTCTGAAAAAAACTCTCTTGAAAAATCCTTACATGATTCTCAAGAaaagttttcaaaattttcaattggatctgataaagtttccaaaatgattGGAATGGGCAAAGTTGATAGGGACAAAAAGGGTCTTGGTTTTCTTTCTAGAGAAAGCTCCTCTAAAAAACCAACTATTTTTGTGAAAA AATATGACTCCATTGCTACATGTTTGGTTGCTTTTACTGCTCTTTCATCTAGAAGAAGTGATACTTGGTATTTGGACAGTGGGTGTTCTAGGCACATGACAAGTGATAAAAACTGGTTCTCATCCTTCTATGATGAGGTTATCAGCGGTTCTGTCACTTTTGGTGACGGAAAGAAAGCAAAGGTTGTGGGAAAAGGGATTGTAACTGCTCCTG GGTAA
- the LOC121053113 gene encoding secreted RxLR effector protein 161-like encodes MGTSSKLDVDLTGISVDQTLYRSMIGSLLYLTASRPDISFSVGVCARYQANPKESHLKAVKRIIRYVSGTSNYGVVYIFDSNVEIAGYTDSDWAGNVDDRRSTSGGCFFVGNNLVSWHSKKQNCVSLSTAEAEYIAAGSCCTQMLWMKQMLNDYGFPQEKLGQAIPKVNRPRSL; translated from the exons ATGGGAACTAGTTCAAAACTTGATGTGGATTTGACTGGAATTAGTGTTGATCAAACCTTGTATAGAAGCATGATAGGAAGCTTGTTGTACCTTACTGCTAGCAGACCCGATAtttcttttagtgttggtgTTTGTGCTAGATATCAAGCTAATCCTAAGGAATCACATCTAAAGGCTGTTAAACGCATCATTAGATATGTTTCTGGAACTTCTAACTATGGGGTGGTGTACATCTTTGATTCCAATGTTGAGATTGCAGGTTATACTGACTCAGATTGGGCAGGAAATGTGGATGATAGAAGAAGCACCTCGGGTGGATGTTTCTTTGTGGGAAACAATCTTGTTTCATGGCATAGCAAGAAGCAAAACTGTGTGTCTCTCTCAACTGCCGAAGCCGAGTACATTGCAGCTGGTAGTTGTTGCACCCAAATGTTATGGATGAAACAAATGTTGAACGACTATGGTTTccctcaag AGAAGCTtggccaggctattcccaaagtaaataGGCCTCGGTCGTTgtga